In a genomic window of Phycisphaerales bacterium:
- a CDS encoding aminodeoxychorismate/anthranilate synthase component II — MILLIDNYDSFTWNLVQEIGRLRPGLELGRDLVVVRNDALTVEAAEALDGGRGPSRVLISPGPCGPGEAGVSAAVVRRFAGHVPVLGVCLGHQVIGECFGMRVTRAARAVHGKTSVVLHDGRGVFAGAPSPMVCARYHSLVVEGVGEGWEVSAWAEDDVDGELRRVVMGLRRVWNGPMLEGVQFHPESFLTEGGGVVLGNFLKA; from the coding sequence ATGATCCTGCTGATCGACAACTACGACTCGTTCACGTGGAACCTGGTGCAGGAGATCGGGCGGCTGCGGCCGGGGCTGGAGCTCGGTCGCGACTTGGTGGTGGTGCGGAACGATGCGCTGACGGTGGAGGCGGCCGAGGCGCTGGATGGCGGGCGAGGGCCATCGCGGGTGCTGATTTCGCCGGGGCCGTGCGGGCCGGGGGAGGCGGGGGTGTCGGCCGCGGTGGTACGCCGGTTTGCGGGGCATGTGCCGGTGCTCGGCGTGTGCCTTGGGCACCAGGTGATCGGCGAATGCTTCGGAATGCGGGTGACGCGGGCGGCGCGGGCCGTGCACGGGAAGACGAGCGTGGTCTTGCACGACGGGCGCGGCGTGTTCGCGGGGGCGCCCTCGCCGATGGTGTGCGCTCGCTACCACTCGCTGGTGGTAGAGGGGGTGGGCGAGGGGTGGGAGGTCTCGGCGTGGGCCGAGGATGACGTGGATGGGGAGCTGCGGCGGGTCGTGATGGGGCTGCGGCGGGTGTGGAATGGGCCGATGCTGGAGGGCGTGCAGTTCCACCCGGAGAGCTTTTTGACGGAGGGTGGGGGGGTGGTGCTGGGGAACTTTCTCAAGGCCTGA
- a CDS encoding DUF433 domain-containing protein, translating into MMLMMDYRKIITIEPGKRGGKPCIRGMRISVGDILGWLASGMTRDDIRADFPELTDEDISAALAFAADFTNGDWKMSA; encoded by the coding sequence ATGATGCTCATGATGGATTACCGCAAGATCATCACCATCGAGCCTGGGAAGCGAGGCGGCAAGCCGTGCATCCGCGGCATGCGCATCTCGGTTGGGGACATCCTGGGCTGGCTTGCCTCTGGTATGACGCGCGATGACATCCGGGCCGACTTCCCCGAGCTGACGGACGAGGACATCTCGGCCGCGTTGGCCTTCGCGGCGGACTTCACGAACGGCGACTGGAAGATGTCGGCGTGA
- a CDS encoding DUF5615 family PIN-like protein — protein sequence MRLLLDQHLSRRLVPHLQQLYPGTAHVVPLGLDRADDNVAWEYAKANGFVICTKDADFQTRSFARGHPPKVVFLVSGNGPSREVLMLLTGHRDLLLQFDGDHSRSLLVLP from the coding sequence GTGAGGTTGCTGCTGGATCAGCACCTCTCACGGAGGTTGGTGCCTCACCTCCAACAGCTCTATCCGGGCACTGCCCATGTGGTTCCCCTCGGTCTGGACAGGGCCGATGACAATGTGGCCTGGGAATATGCGAAGGCGAACGGGTTCGTGATCTGCACCAAAGATGCGGACTTCCAGACGCGGAGCTTCGCAAGAGGGCATCCGCCCAAGGTGGTCTTTCTGGTGAGCGGGAATGGCCCCTCGCGTGAGGTGCTGATGCTGCTGACGGGCCACCGCGATCTTCTGCTTCAGTTTGATGGGGACCACTCCCGGTCACTCCTCGTGCTGCCCTGA